The sequence below is a genomic window from Saccopteryx leptura isolate mSacLep1 chromosome 3, mSacLep1_pri_phased_curated, whole genome shotgun sequence.
TACTGTCTCCTCTACTGTCTTCCAAGTCTCCACTGGTGCCTTCCTGGCGACCGCCACCTCACCCCGACTTTGCAGAAGTTTTCTTCAGCGGTCTGTCCAACCCGGCAGCGAGGGTCCCGGCGGGCTGCAGGGCTGCAGAGAGGCGGGCCCGGCTCTCAGCCCGCCCCTCGCTGGCTCGGGAGTGGGGGCTCCGGCCTATTACTGGAGGGAAACTCCGTGGAGAcgggaggaaaaagaagagggagggcgGCGCGCGGGTGAAAGGCTCATTGATGCAGCCTGCGCCGGCTTCGGAACGTGCTGGGGCCAGACTCTGATCACGTCCGGGCTCCCGGGCTCCTCCAGCTCTTGCTCCGCGCGTCCCGGGGCCGCCGCGCGTCATGCGCCCCCAGGGCCCCGCGGCCGTCTCTGCGCAGcggctcctctgcctcctcctgctgctgctgctgctgcagctgcgGACGCCGTCGAGCGCCTCTGAGACCCCCAAGGTGAAGCAGAAAGCACTGCTCCGGCAGAGGGAGGTGGTGGACCTGGTGAGTGGGGGGAGCCAGGCCGAGCAGCACTGGGCCAGCGTCAGTCCTGCTGCTGGGGGTGGTGTTGGGggtcgtgggggggggggtctgtacagctgtgtgtgtgtgtgtgtgtgtgtgtgtgtgtgtgtgtgtgtgtgtgtgtgtgtgtgtcttacttGCGTGCGCCTGGTGTCCTGCTTTGTCCAGGTCTGTGTGTAAGGAAGGACCTGGGCTATGCCTATAGCAGTTTCCTGGGACGCAGGGGAGACCAGAACGAGGGTGTCATCCTTAGTCAGAGATGCGACGTTGGACGGGTGGGGCGCCTCGAAGTACAAGAGTTTGCCAATAATTTCTGgcctctgagcccccccccccccacacacacacctctctgaGGATGCTGAGGGTTAGAGTAGCAATGAGAGTAGAATGAGGAGCTTGGGTAGGTTGGAAcgttggcctgggtgctgccAGAGAGACCCTGCACTGGCTGATTGCCTGGGTGGGCAGGCCAAGGATATGCAACGTGTCCTTTGTTGGGACTGGTGGCCACAGAAGAGAATAAAAACTCTTACAAAGCCTCCGTCCAATGCTTTGTAACTTGAAGACTCTGAGTCATGTTGGGTCATCTTCCTGGGAGTATGGGCGGCAATTTACTTTGTTGGAcgaccatggggggggggggggggcaggaatggTTCAGAGGGTTTATGGCCAGAAGGGGAAATGAAAGCCCTGCACTAACCCTCCAAGGACCCATTTTATTGTTCTGTTTAGACAGATAGGAGTCAGTCAGTCCTTTCGACATCCTAGGTCTTTAGCTTGTGGTCACCAAGTAGGAGCATCACAATTAAGCTGAAGGAAAAGACAGTTTCCAGAAGAGCAGATAAATAGCCCAAGGGCTTTCTGAGCGGCTAATCTTTGGGAAGGTCTGTTTTCTTAAAGCTCTTTCTTCTAAAAGTCAACAAACCAAGGGGAGGGCAAGAGTGATCCTTGCACAATTACCATATTCCTTGGCCCATGATATCTTCAATCCTCAAGCCAATCTTAATTACAGACAAATATGGTTTACAGGCATTGTGAACATGAGAGGGGgcatattttgattaaaaaaaactattttcaatATGTTCAGCTGCCCTTATAAGTTGAGCTAATAAACCAAGTTCCCTGGCAGCTATTTGTAAGCAAGATTCAaaagctctgaaaaaaaaattttctgccaTTTCATGTAGCACTTTTTGGTGATGTGCTATGTAATTTTGTTCCACAAAGCAGAATATATGTTCAGGGCTGCAGTTCTATTTTAAGTATCTAAAATTGTTTTAAGCTGTACCAAATGAATGTGGTTCATGTGAAGTTTGCATTTTGTGAATTTGTAGTTATGATACACAAAATAACCGTTTTCCCCACAAAACTAgcaatctttttctttccctccaaaGATTTTTAGTACCTGCGGTTTCTTACAACTCTAGACCGACTTGGAAAAACTTACTATGTAACCAGACTCAGGTGCATCCTGTAGCTTGGATTTGGTTTTGCTGGGAGGAAAAGGTCCACATAGTCGTTAAGAAAGTTTCAACAGATTCTATAAAGCAACTTCTTTGTATAGGATCTTTCAAAGCATTTCTTTCAAGCTTCCAGCAAgctctgccccctggtggccagtgAAAGAAACAGGAGTTCATTTCACAGGCATTTCTCTTACCCCTGGTGGTAGGTACTAAACATGTGCTGAGTTAGCATTTTAAAGTGAAAGAGGACAGATGCAGTACCTGTGAAACCAAACTCAATAAAATTATGTGGTCtcaaaaatgcaatttttatattaaaatgtgaataaaaattctcagccatgcccagtggtgggattcaaataacttaacaaccggttctctgccctaatgacccttttaagtataaaaaaatgatacaccagaagggagtttattatttcatgcatttactactgagataaaaacaataaaagaggtacacaaagctagattatgttataagaaagttttaaaatattaatgaaaaaatattaaataatacctgacaaaacacaataaaactagtatttaagatatttccatattgcttcttgattggcatcctcacttgcaatttttttcacctgtggacggaatgagcattactacgggtgcttagaatacactgttgcgcagatgaaggttaaaaaagagtaaagagtgtaactttgtgatttccacattgggcggctgcccaggtgcccaccttagagagaaccctgcttacaagtgccattttaacaactggttcactgaactcaacagaaaattaggtaccggttctgccgaactggtgcaaaccagctgagtCCCATCACTGGCCATGCCATTACAGACATTTGGGGCTGGATACTTCTTTGTTGTGGAGCTGTCCATACATTGTAGCATATTTAACAGCATCTCTGGTTTCTGCTCACTAGGTACCAAGAGCAATTTCTCCTCCCAAGTTGTAACGACCCAAAATGGGTCCAGACATTGCCATTGTTCCCTGGGGAGAAAAAGTGGCCCCAGTTGAGAACCTCTGATATAAGTGtaggaaaataaaactttgtgtGGCATCTTGTCCTGCAGGAAACAATAGTGAAGAAACCAAAGAAGCCCAGAAATCTTACTGCTTACTGTTTCTCCTTTtccacttgaaatctatatacaAACAGTACATATATCTGCTAGCATAAGTCAATAAAATTACTGAAATGAAATTTAAGTCCAAAATAAACTAGatgtttagaatattttatattttagcatgTGTTCTAATACTTTTACAACTTTGTTACTTTTACTGCTACTTCtctgacaataaataaatagtagtGTTCTTTTTGTCCCTTACAAACAAGAAAATAGCGCTGGCCAAAGTCACAAAAATAATTTACCAAAACAAAGATCAAATTGGTGATGTGAAAAGCAAATTGATTGGCAAACATTAGAGACATAAGGATCCTGCCTAAGTGTGTCGTTATTAGATTTTATAATATGACCATGTCTGTTCTGAGATAGTGAACTTAAAAGATAAGCTTTCAAGTTGTTTTAATATATAAGGAACCTTGTTTTTTGTTCTGATTGGACAATATATTGATATAGAATTGTAGATTGTGACAATCTACACAAATGGgagaatgttaaaataaaaatttaagtgtatTGGGTCTGGGATTTGGAGGATCCAATAAGTGTATCAATTCAGGAGTTAGACAGATGGAAATCAGAAGTCACCTTTACCACTGATCTAACTACATTGGTGTGTTGTGGCCTTTGTGTGTTAACTGGAGGTTTTGCTAATACTTTTTTCTCTAGATCTAGACCCTGGTTAGGTCCACCCAAGGAAGTGGACacacttgcccagggtcactgcCTCACATCTCTAATTATTCCTTACATGGGGGATAATTAGAGTAATCATGACTGACATAAGCAGTGTCTACTGTGTACCAGGCCCTATTCTAAGCACATTttgtatattatctcatttacatCTCGTACAAACCCTACAATGTaagaatctttattatttcccctaTTTTACTGATAAGGAAGTAGGCACTGACATGCTCAGTGGCTTGCTCTATCTCACACAGCTAATAGTGGTGGAGTCAGGAGTCAAGTCAGAGGACCTGGCTCTAGAATTCATGCTCTTAACTTCTACATGGTActgctgctgcccccccccctccccgccaagGAAAACAGAGAATCCTAGCACTGAAGATGTTTGAAAGGCCACTGCACCCTAGTGAAGACTGGTAGTCACCTGCCATAAGGTCATTTGCTCCTTGGTGGTCAGAAGTATTACCCTAGTTATAGGTCCTCCACATAAAAACTGTAAAATCTGTgcaattaaaagaaaaggaatgaaatcacAATagttgagaaataatttttaaatcagttctCTATAATAACTCATCTAGAACATGAGCAAGTGGTATGAAAGGATTTTTGCCTCCAAGGGCTCAAAATAAATGCAGTGCCAATCAGATCGAGTCTTTGAATCTTAAATGGTGAGAGTGTTtcaccttcctttcctcttccctctatAGTATAATGGAATGTGCTTACAAGGGCCTGCGGGGGTACCTGGCCGAGATGGGAGCCCTGGGGCCAATGGCATTCCTGGGACCCCTGGGATTCCAGGTCGGGATGGATTCAAAGGAGACAAGGGGGAATGCCTGAGGGAAACCTTTGAGGAGTCCTGGACGCCTAACTACAAGCAGTGTTCATGGAGCTCACTAAATTACGGCATAGATCTTGGAAAAATTGCGGTAAGTgaaaactgaattattttaaagttgaaGTAAAACTTAGGGTTTTCATAGCTGAGTGTTAATTTTAAgtgagaatttattttatttattttttaccaaaagacttaaaaaaattaaggaggAGTTACCATGTGGCTTTAACCTAAAAGTCATAAGAAAAAATTGATAACATTTCAGAGTTAATTTTATAAAGGCATTTCTAAGACAAATATatcattgcattatttttaaCCCTAGTACCTCAAATAATTTACTCTATATTattaaatgcaaacaaaaaaggAGGGATATGTACCTGTGTTCACAAGATTGAATAGTAAGCAACTTTCCAATCTTTGACAGACTTACACATGCACCCTGAACAGAATCCActctgcaagccccctaccaggcaatgctctgcccatctgggaccactgctctattgctcagcaaccaggctattttagtgccttaagcaagcccatgaagccaccctcaacacccggggccaacttgctcaatcccatcaaaccatggctgtgggaagggaagagaaagagacagcaagaggagaggagtaggggtggagaagcagatgggtgcttctcctgtgtgcattgactgggaattgaacctgggacatccacatactgggccgacactctagcactgagccaactggccagggccgcaactTTCCAATCTTAAAcctaaagtaaatttaaatttgtcTAAAAATTGTGCTATGGCTACAGATGTAAAGGTGGCAATAAATTTCAAAGAAGTTACCACATGACAGGAATTATCAGGAAGTGGCAAGTCTGTTGATATTTGTCCTTATTCTGGGTAGCCTGCCTAATTTAAAATTGTTCAGCCTAAGAGAAGTGGAACGGAACAGAGATGACCATTTTACATTATTCTACAACATTTAGGGGCAAGTTACTCAAAATAACCTGGCTGGCAATGCATTTTGATTAATGGCTCAGTCACTTTGATCAATGTTTGCTTCAGAAGTAAATGGCAAGTCCACTGGGATGTCTTGGAGTTGAAGAAGTTGGTGCTATTTCTAAGCCTTTCTTCTTTTG
It includes:
- the CTHRC1 gene encoding collagen triple helix repeat-containing protein 1, with protein sequence MRPQGPAAVSAQRLLCLLLLLLLLQLRTPSSASETPKVKQKALLRQREVVDLYNGMCLQGPAGVPGRDGSPGANGIPGTPGIPGRDGFKGDKGECLRETFEESWTPNYKQCSWSSLNYGIDLGKIAECTFTKMRSNSALRVLFSGSLRLKCRSACCQRWYFTFNGAECSGPLPIEAIIYLDQGSPELNSTINIHRTSSVEGLCEGIGAGLVDVAIWVGTCSDYPKGDASTGWNSVSRIIIEELPK